One genomic region from Bacillus sp. SLBN-46 encodes:
- the udk gene encoding uridine kinase, protein MTRKPVVIGVTGGSGSGKTSVTKSIYESLKDHSILVLEQDYYYKDQSDLPFEERLKTNYDHPLAFDNDLLIEHIEQLLRYEQIEKPVYDYSIHTRSDKVIPVEPKDVIILEGILVLEDERLRDLMDIKLYVDTDADLRIIRRLTRDISERGRTFDSVIDQYLNVVRPMHNQFIEPTKRYADVIIPEGGHNHVAIDIMVTKIQTILEQKSIL, encoded by the coding sequence ATGACGCGCAAGCCAGTTGTTATTGGTGTAACCGGCGGCTCCGGCTCCGGAAAAACCAGTGTAACAAAATCTATTTATGAAAGTTTAAAAGATCATTCCATATTAGTTCTTGAACAGGATTATTATTATAAGGATCAAAGTGACCTGCCATTTGAAGAACGATTAAAAACTAACTATGATCACCCACTTGCTTTTGATAATGACTTACTTATTGAACATATTGAACAGCTGCTAAGGTATGAACAGATTGAAAAACCAGTATATGATTATTCCATTCATACCCGTTCAGATAAAGTCATTCCTGTTGAGCCAAAGGATGTAATCATTTTAGAGGGAATCCTCGTACTTGAGGATGAGCGTCTTCGGGATTTAATGGATATTAAACTATATGTTGATACTGATGCGGATTTACGAATAATCCGCCGACTTACTCGTGATATAAGTGAGCGTGGACGTACGTTTGATTCAGTTATCGATCAATATTTAAATGTGGTTCGTCCTATGCATAATCAATTTATTGAGCCAACTAAGCGTTATGCAGATGTCATCATTCCAGAAGGCGGACACAACCATGTTGCCATCGATATAATGGTCACAAAAATTCAAACAATTCTTGAACAAAAGTCAATTTTATGA
- the greA gene encoding transcription elongation factor GreA, translated as MATEKVFPMTQAGKDKLVQEVEYLKSVKRKEVVERIKIARSFGDLSENSEYDSAKEEQAFVEGRITTLENMIRNAKIIAEVENASDSVTLGSSVTFVELPDGEEETYSIVGSAEADPFEGKISNDSPIAKSLLGKKVGEQVSVQTPGGEMSVRIVSIK; from the coding sequence TTGGCTACAGAGAAAGTATTTCCAATGACACAAGCAGGTAAAGATAAGCTTGTACAAGAAGTTGAGTATTTAAAATCAGTTAAACGTAAAGAAGTGGTAGAAAGAATTAAAATCGCAAGAAGCTTCGGGGATTTGTCTGAAAACTCTGAGTATGATTCTGCGAAAGAAGAGCAAGCCTTTGTAGAAGGTAGAATTACGACCTTAGAAAATATGATTCGCAATGCAAAGATTATCGCTGAAGTTGAAAATGCAAGCGACTCCGTTACATTAGGAAGCTCCGTTACTTTTGTTGAACTTCCTGATGGTGAAGAAGAAACTTATTCAATTGTTGGTAGTGCTGAAGCCGATCCGTTTGAAGGAAAAATTTCTAATGATTCTCCAATTGCCAAAAGCCTATTAGGCAAGAAGGTGGGAGAGCAAGTTTCTGTTCAAACTCCTGGCGGCGAAATGAGTGTACGTATCGTTTCTATTAAATAA
- a CDS encoding penicillin-binding transpeptidase domain-containing protein yields MWRKRAIGWLVICITGLVLLLVRLMQIQLIETETFSKHNVNLLEESVNQRTQELVIDNGRGNFLDRNGTMLTHKKVSVLVLFPFLKKTDWDIEKVSTISGISVDSLKFAVDAAKKPFAFGDPEPIELTTSQMKRINELKIPGVFAIEKKFERSSIPAEQLIGLTGENAKELKERYPSKELSEKTLLGVSGLEESFDEFLLPEGKSKLVYHVDGGGAPLFGINVRYVDPANPFYPVNIRTTIDKDLQQKAEDLVDQYQIKKGGLVLLNIEDNSVLAMVSRPAINKKDPYNGAGITNLMVKQQIMGSVFKTVVAAATMDRNLDDPTRLFDCSKKINGKPELKYNYGMLNFTNSFARSCNRTFGELAKELQKTDPHLLEDYADKLSLTGSVGWQGEVYHTSDFKQLADEDKGRVFLSDEARKDPNFIAMSGIGQHEVRATPLAVANMMATIARGGKKEMVRAVSKIEYKNGTTMVDFPEESIKGDSISPYTAMKLQKLLREVIINPNGTGRWFKDLPYEVAGKSGTAETGKFKDGKQLHNKWFAGYFPFQSPKYALVAVNLDVIDSEGGVNLLFADMVKALYEKDVEKE; encoded by the coding sequence ATGTGGAGAAAACGAGCCATTGGCTGGCTGGTCATTTGTATAACAGGATTAGTACTTCTCTTAGTACGTTTAATGCAAATTCAACTAATTGAGACAGAAACCTTTTCAAAGCATAATGTGAACTTGCTTGAGGAAAGTGTGAATCAACGAACACAGGAATTAGTGATTGATAATGGCAGGGGAAATTTTCTTGATCGAAATGGGACGATGCTTACACATAAAAAGGTGTCCGTGCTCGTCTTATTTCCATTTCTAAAAAAGACAGATTGGGACATCGAAAAGGTTTCGACCATTTCAGGAATATCAGTTGATTCATTGAAATTTGCAGTAGATGCGGCAAAAAAACCATTTGCCTTCGGAGACCCAGAGCCTATTGAATTAACAACCTCACAGATGAAAAGAATTAATGAATTAAAAATACCCGGTGTATTTGCCATTGAGAAGAAATTTGAACGTTCTTCCATTCCAGCTGAGCAACTGATTGGACTAACAGGTGAAAATGCAAAGGAATTAAAGGAACGTTATCCAAGTAAAGAGCTATCGGAAAAGACGCTGCTGGGCGTATCAGGCCTTGAAGAGAGCTTTGATGAATTCCTGCTCCCAGAGGGGAAGTCAAAGCTTGTTTACCATGTCGATGGCGGGGGAGCCCCGCTTTTTGGAATAAATGTAAGATATGTGGACCCTGCTAACCCGTTTTATCCTGTAAATATTCGGACTACGATTGATAAAGACTTGCAGCAAAAGGCCGAAGATTTAGTCGATCAGTATCAGATTAAAAAGGGGGGACTTGTTCTCCTTAATATTGAGGATAATAGTGTGTTAGCGATGGTTTCACGCCCGGCTATCAATAAAAAAGACCCCTATAATGGAGCAGGAATTACGAATTTGATGGTAAAGCAGCAGATTATGGGATCCGTTTTTAAGACGGTGGTTGCTGCAGCTACTATGGATCGTAACTTAGATGACCCAACCCGGCTTTTTGATTGTAGTAAAAAGATTAATGGAAAACCAGAATTAAAATATAATTATGGAATGTTGAACTTTACAAATAGTTTTGCAAGAAGCTGTAATCGGACGTTCGGGGAACTGGCAAAGGAATTGCAGAAGACGGATCCACATCTACTCGAGGATTATGCAGATAAATTATCTCTAACTGGTTCGGTGGGCTGGCAAGGTGAAGTGTATCATACCAGTGACTTCAAGCAGCTAGCGGATGAAGATAAAGGGAGGGTGTTTTTGTCTGACGAGGCAAGAAAGGATCCTAATTTTATTGCTATGTCAGGTATTGGACAGCACGAGGTTCGGGCTACTCCATTAGCTGTCGCTAACATGATGGCCACCATTGCAAGGGGCGGTAAAAAGGAAATGGTAAGAGCAGTTTCAAAAATAGAATATAAAAATGGGACAACGATGGTAGATTTCCCTGAGGAGAGCATAAAGGGGGATTCTATCTCACCTTATACAGCCATGAAACTGCAAAAATTGCTACGTGAAGTAATTATTAATCCAAATGGGACTGGAAGATGGTTTAAAGATCTTCCATATGAAGTAGCAGGTAAATCAGGTACGGCTGAAACGGGTAAATTTAAAGATGGGAAGCAATTGCATAATAAATGGTTTGCTGGTTATTTTCCATTTCAATCGCCCAAATATGCGTTAGTAGCAGTTAATTTGGATGTAATAGATTCGGAAGGCGGGGTAAATTTATTGTTCGCGGATATGGTGAAAGCACTCTATGAAAAAGATGTAGAAAAAGAGTAG
- a CDS encoding YrrS family protein, whose amino-acid sequence MTNDFNSNSRSGYRSKRKKTNLVLNSLIIIVLLLILFVAYNIFASGNDHAAPKKDSTKTEQKQTEHTEKQAEKKEKTEADDESSSDQVSEEEQQSEEASTTEQTDESQEVVTDGGSSSNVLKTIENPSWKPVGTTQSGEHTAVYDTNSVDWQEMLEAVSYATGLDGSNMTVYWLGRDKSTQNGSFATVASKDKQQKYNVYLQWVDGEGWMPTRVEELAEIVR is encoded by the coding sequence ATGACTAATGATTTTAATTCTAACTCGCGGTCTGGATACCGGTCGAAAAGAAAAAAAACGAACCTTGTCTTAAATAGTTTAATCATCATTGTACTCTTACTAATATTATTCGTGGCATACAATATTTTTGCTTCAGGAAATGATCATGCAGCACCTAAGAAAGATAGTACAAAAACTGAGCAAAAACAAACGGAACATACAGAGAAGCAAGCGGAGAAAAAAGAGAAAACTGAGGCAGACGATGAGAGTTCATCTGATCAAGTATCTGAAGAAGAACAACAAAGTGAGGAAGCTTCGACAACTGAACAGACAGATGAATCACAGGAAGTGGTTACTGATGGAGGAAGTTCTTCAAATGTACTTAAGACGATTGAAAATCCCAGCTGGAAGCCTGTAGGGACAACCCAATCTGGTGAGCATACCGCTGTATACGATACAAATTCAGTCGATTGGCAGGAAATGCTAGAGGCGGTATCCTATGCCACTGGATTAGATGGAAGCAACATGACGGTATATTGGCTGGGTAGAGATAAGTCCACTCAAAATGGTTCGTTTGCTACCGTTGCTTCAAAAGATAAGCAACAAAAATATAATGTGTATCTTCAGTGGGTAGACGGCGAAGGCTGGATGCCTACACGAGTTGAAGAATTAGCGGAAATTGTTAGATGA
- a CDS encoding DUF2536 family protein — MNFQFDLIEDKVEFFEATSLKTLQKKIESQIDENRAIMLGVHSVSHQMHVNENGQTYFTAVVHFKKK; from the coding sequence ATGAATTTCCAATTTGATTTAATCGAAGATAAAGTGGAGTTTTTTGAGGCAACTAGCCTTAAAACCTTACAGAAAAAAATTGAGTCACAAATTGATGAGAACCGGGCAATTATGCTGGGAGTCCACTCCGTATCACACCAAATGCATGTGAATGAAAATGGACAAACCTATTTTACAGCAGTAGTACATTTTAAGAAAAAATAA
- the mtnN gene encoding 5'-methylthioadenosine/S-adenosylhomocysteine nucleosidase, whose product MKIAIIGAMEEEVTLLRDHIEGKTQETVAGCEFTFGTMHGVDVILLRSGIGKVNAAMSTTILLEKYKPDYIINTGSAGGFNPALNVGDAVISTEVRHHDVDVTAFGYEYGQVPQLPAAFLADEKLIAVAEKASKELEKFQIVKGLIVTGDSFMEDPARVEFVRSKFNDLQAVEMEAAAIAQVAHRFGVPFVIIRSLSDIAGKESEVSFDQFIDKAATNSATLVMNMVAALK is encoded by the coding sequence ATGAAAATCGCAATTATCGGAGCAATGGAAGAGGAAGTAACGTTACTAAGAGATCATATCGAAGGGAAAACACAAGAAACGGTAGCTGGCTGTGAATTTACGTTCGGTACCATGCATGGTGTAGATGTGATCTTACTCCGTTCAGGAATTGGCAAGGTGAACGCAGCAATGTCTACAACTATCTTACTTGAAAAATATAAGCCTGATTATATTATAAACACTGGTTCTGCTGGTGGGTTCAACCCGGCTCTTAATGTTGGTGATGCAGTCATTTCAACTGAAGTTCGTCATCATGATGTAGATGTAACAGCTTTTGGATATGAATACGGGCAGGTTCCACAGCTTCCAGCTGCATTTTTAGCAGATGAGAAGTTAATTGCGGTCGCTGAAAAAGCATCAAAGGAACTGGAAAAGTTTCAGATTGTCAAAGGCTTAATTGTTACTGGTGACTCCTTTATGGAAGACCCGGCAAGAGTCGAATTTGTCCGTTCGAAATTTAATGATTTACAAGCAGTTGAAATGGAGGCAGCGGCGATTGCGCAAGTAGCCCATCGGTTTGGAGTTCCTTTCGTTATCATTCGTTCTCTTTCTGATATTGCTGGTAAAGAATCAGAAGTATCTTTTGATCAATTTATTGATAAAGCAGCAACTAATTCTGCTACATTGGTTATGAATATGGTGGCAGCGTTAAAATAG
- a CDS encoding cysteine synthase family protein, translating into MKVYKNVHELIGHTPMVEITQFHLPDGVRIFAKLEFMNPGGSVKDRLGMELLDEAFSSGKLRKDGTVIEPTAGNTGIGLALAAINKGIQVILCVPEKFSIEKQELMKALGAKIVHTPTEKGMKGAIAKAKELVNEIPGAYCPQQFGNPKNPETYYKTLGPEIWEQLEGQLHVFVAGAGTGGTFMGTARYLKEQSEKVKTVIVEPEGSILNGGESGPHKTEGIGMEFLPKYMDANYFDAIYTVLDEHAFRLVKEIAAKEGLLVGSSSGAAFHAALKEAQISPPGTNIVVIFPDGSERYLSKKIFEGGI; encoded by the coding sequence ATGAAGGTCTATAAAAATGTTCATGAATTAATTGGGCATACACCAATGGTTGAAATCACTCAATTTCATTTGCCTGACGGTGTTCGTATCTTCGCGAAACTTGAATTTATGAATCCTGGGGGTAGTGTCAAAGACCGACTTGGAATGGAACTGCTGGATGAGGCATTTTCTAGTGGAAAGCTGCGTAAAGACGGAACAGTCATAGAGCCAACCGCTGGAAATACGGGGATCGGATTAGCTCTAGCAGCAATAAACAAAGGTATACAGGTTATTTTGTGTGTTCCTGAAAAGTTCAGTATAGAAAAGCAGGAATTAATGAAAGCACTTGGGGCGAAAATCGTTCATACCCCTACGGAAAAGGGAATGAAGGGAGCAATTGCAAAGGCAAAGGAACTTGTTAACGAGATTCCAGGAGCCTATTGCCCTCAGCAATTCGGAAACCCTAAAAACCCAGAAACGTATTATAAAACGCTTGGTCCAGAAATTTGGGAGCAGCTTGAAGGACAATTACATGTGTTTGTCGCTGGTGCGGGTACAGGTGGAACATTCATGGGTACGGCCCGTTACTTAAAAGAACAGAGCGAGAAAGTAAAAACAGTCATTGTAGAACCTGAGGGTTCCATTTTAAACGGTGGTGAATCAGGTCCACATAAAACAGAAGGTATTGGGATGGAATTTTTGCCAAAATATATGGATGCAAATTACTTTGATGCCATTTATACCGTGTTGGATGAACATGCTTTCCGTCTCGTTAAAGAAATAGCAGCGAAGGAAGGCCTTCTTGTCGGTAGTTCGTCAGGTGCTGCATTTCACGCTGCACTAAAAGAAGCCCAAATATCACCGCCTGGTACCAATATCGTCGTTATTTTTCCAGACGGTAGCGAACGATATTTAAGCAAAAAGATTTTTGAAGGGGGTATTTAG